Proteins from a genomic interval of Geodermatophilus obscurus DSM 43160:
- a CDS encoding class I SAM-dependent methyltransferase, whose product MDAAEVFRALHGDLPREGVGSDATTRTLLELTAPLPASRRALDIGCGPGRASLVLAGAGVRVTAVDLHEPFLRRTRSAAQDAGLAGRVAVERASMTALPHPDGTFELLWCEGAAYLMGVDRALHEWRRLLRPGGALVLTDAVWTTAAPSAEARRFWARYPAMRDEAALVGAARSAGWEVLATHLLPDADWTDEYHRPLAAAIDAVIEALPDPDPGTAAVLAEARSEVEVRRAHRDEFGYLALVLRRT is encoded by the coding sequence GTGGACGCCGCTGAGGTCTTCCGGGCACTGCACGGCGACCTGCCGCGCGAGGGCGTGGGGTCGGACGCGACCACCCGGACGCTGCTGGAGCTCACCGCGCCGCTGCCGGCCTCCCGCCGCGCTCTCGACATCGGCTGCGGTCCCGGTCGGGCGTCGCTGGTGCTGGCCGGTGCCGGCGTGCGGGTGACCGCCGTGGACCTGCACGAGCCGTTCCTGCGCCGCACCCGCAGCGCCGCGCAGGACGCCGGCCTCGCCGGGCGGGTCGCCGTCGAGCGGGCGTCGATGACCGCGCTGCCCCACCCCGACGGCACGTTCGAGCTGCTGTGGTGCGAGGGCGCGGCCTACCTGATGGGCGTGGACCGGGCGCTGCACGAGTGGCGCCGGCTGCTGCGGCCCGGTGGGGCGCTGGTGCTCACCGACGCGGTCTGGACGACGGCCGCCCCCTCCGCGGAGGCCCGCCGGTTCTGGGCGCGGTACCCGGCGATGCGCGACGAGGCGGCACTGGTGGGGGCGGCCCGGTCGGCCGGCTGGGAGGTCCTGGCGACGCACCTGCTGCCCGACGCGGACTGGACCGACGAGTACCACCGCCCGCTGGCCGCGGCGATTGACGCAGTGATCGAGGCGCTGCCGGACCCGGACCCCGGGACGGCCGCGGTCCTGGCCGAGGCCCGCAGCGAGGTCGAGGTCCGGCGGGCGCACCGCGACGAGTTCGGCTACCTGGCGCTGGTGCTGCGCCGCACCTGA